From Musa acuminata AAA Group cultivar baxijiao chromosome BXJ3-8, Cavendish_Baxijiao_AAA, whole genome shotgun sequence, one genomic window encodes:
- the LOC135645562 gene encoding oryzain alpha chain-like has protein sequence MASSLIFLLLAAAVVASAVPDLYMVTSGEGHSEQVSGRSEEEVGLLYLEWVAKHRPSRNALAEEASRFEVFKDNLRYIDAHNAAADRGEHAFRLGLNRFADLTNEEYRAKYLGVRAAASRRRRASSEGSNRYRLRDGDDLPDSIDWREKGAVVGVKDQGSCGSCWAFSTIAAVEGINQIVTGDLISLSEQELVDCDTYYNQGCNGGLMDYAFEFIINNGGIDTDEDYPYKARDGTCDTYRKNAHVVAIDAYEDVPVNDEKSLQKAVANQPVSVAIEAGGRTFQLYDTGIFTGSCGTALDHGVTAVGYGSKNGQDYWLVKNSWGEDWGEAGYIQMERNIASATGKCGIAMEASYPIKKGQNPPNPGPSPPSPVKPPTVCDNYYTCPESTTCCCVYEYGHSCFAWGCCPLEDATCCEDHYSCCPHDYPICNVQEGTCLMSKNSPLRVKASKRTPAIPYWAHSVSEGKRSSA, from the exons ATGGCTTCTTCTCTCATCTTCCTTCTCTTGGCCGCGGCGGTGGTCGCCTCAGCTGTCCCCGACTTGTACATGGTGACAAGCGGGGAGGGCCACAGCGAGCAGGTGTCCGGGCGGAGCGAGGAGGAGGTGGGTCTGCTCTACCTGGAGTGGGTGGCCAAGCACCGGCCGTCCCGCAACGCGCTTGCGGAAGAGGCGAGCCGGTTCGAGGTGTTCAAGGACAACCTCCGCTACATCGACGCCCATAACGCGGCGGCCGACCGCGGGGAGCACGCCTTCCGCCTCGGCCTCAACCGGTTCGCCGACCTGACCAACGAGGAGTACCGGGCCAAGTACCTAGGCGTCCGGGCCGCCGCGTCCCGCAGGAGGAGGGCCTCATCGGAGGGCAGCAACCGGTACCGGCTGAGGGACGGCGATGATTTGCCTGATTCAATCGATTGGAGGGAGAAGGGCGCTGTTGTCGGCGTTAAAGATCAAGGCAGCTGCG GGAGCTGCTGGGCATTTTCGACGATTGCTGCTGTGGAAGGTATCAACCAGATCGTGACCGGCGACCTGATCTCTCTGTCCGAGCAGGAATTGGTGGACTGCGACACCTACTACAACCAGGGCTGCAACGGGGGGCTCATGGATTATGCCTTTGAGTTCATCATCAACAATGGTGGTATCGACACCGATGAGGACTACCCATACAAGGCCCGAGATGGAACTTGCGATACTTACAGG AAAAATGCACATGTTGTGGCAATTGACGCATATGAGGATGTTCCGGTTAACGATGAGAAGTCTCTGCAAAAAGCAGTTGCTAACCAACCGGTTAGTGTTGCTATTGAAGCTGGTGGCAGGACATTCCAGCTTTATGACACG GGAATATTCACCGGATCTTGTGGGACTGCACTAGATCATGGTGTGACTGCAGTAGGCTATGGCTCCAAGAATGGCCAGGACTACTGGCTTGTGAAGAACTCATGGGGTGAAGACTGGGGCGAGGCTGGATACATACAAATGGAACGTAATATTGCATCTGCCACTGGCAAGTGTGGTATTGCAATGGAGGCCTCATACCCCATTAAGAAGGGCCAGAACCCACCAAACCCTGGTCCATCTCCACCTTCCCCCGTTAAGCCACCCACAGTCTGTGATAACTACTACACCTGCCCAGAGAGTACCACATGCTGCTGCGTCTATGAGTACGGGCACTCCTGCTTTGCATGGGGATGCTGTCCTCTTGAGGATGCAACCTGCTGCGAAGATCATTACAGCTGTTGTCCTCATGACTACCCCATCTGCAATGTTCAGGAAGGAACCTGCCTAATG AGCAAGAACAGTCCACTTAGAGTGAAGGCTTCCAAACGCACTCCTGCAATTCCCTACTGGGCTCACTCTGTCTCGGAGGGCAAGAGGAGCAGCGCATAA